Proteins encoded in a region of the Triticum dicoccoides isolate Atlit2015 ecotype Zavitan chromosome 3A, WEW_v2.0, whole genome shotgun sequence genome:
- the LOC119268507 gene encoding transcription factor GTE4-like yields the protein MASQSSPAGAPPGFPKPTNYLPAVDLPCALGRCRMLLDRLLQHEDGWVFAKPVDTYELGLRDYYSIIAEPMDLGTVSRRLELRRYPNLLSFPKDVRRTFSNAMTYNNKGDDVYESAAKLSRIFESGWASILAALPSPPPVAVRRARLKDELPRLPVDLQDKAAIIMKDIGGWIQEVDGRVEVDLDKADEATLDKLEWLLALATMRKEAGALDNQI from the coding sequence ATGGCGTCCCAAAGCAGCCCGGCCGGAGCGCCGCCCGGTTTCCCTAAACCTACGAACTACCTTCCCGCCGTCGATCTTCCCTGTGCCCTCGGACGCTGCCGCATGCTGCTGGACAGGCTGCTGCAACATGAGGACGGGTGGGTGTTCGCCAAGCCGGTGGATACATACGAACTCGGACTCCGCGACTACTACTCCATCATCGCCGAACCCATGGATCTCGGCACTGTCAGCCGCCGCCTTGAATTGCGTCGCTACCCGAACCTGCTCAGCTTTCCCAAGGATGTCCGGCGTACCTTCAGCAACGCCATGACCTACAACAACAAGGGAGACGATGTGTATGAGAGTGCTGCTAAGCtctctcgcatcttcgagtcagGGTGGGCCTCCATTTTGGCggcgctcccgtcgccgccgccggttgCCGTGCGCAGGGCAAGGCTCAAGGATGAGTTGCCGCGGCTGCCGGTGGACTTGCAGGACAAAGCGGCCATCATTATGAAAGACATAGGCGGGTGGATCCAGGAGGTGGATGGGAGGGTTGAGGTGGATTTGGACAAGGCCGACGAGGCGACTCTTGACAAGCTCGAGTGGCTGCTCGCTCTCGCCACCATGAGGAAG